The sequence GAGGCTGACCGGCGCGGACTCGATTATCTCGACGCGACCTGCCCACTCGTGAGCAAGGTTCACCGTCAGGCTGAACGTCAGATCGAAGCAAACCGTCACATCATTTTCATCGGCCACAAGGGTCACCCCGAAGTCATCGGCACATTCGGACAAGTTCCCGAGGGTCAGATGACCTTGGTCGAAACGGAAGCGGACGTAGCATCGCTGACCTTCACCAGGGACGACGAGCTGGCATTTCTGACCCAGACAACCCTCTCGGTCGACGACACGGGCCGAATCGTCGAGGCGCTGAAGGTTCGCTACCCGCAGATTGTCGGCCCGAAGGCCGAAGATATTTGTTATGCAACGTCGAACCGCCAGGCATCAGTGAAGGAAATCGCGCCGAGCTGTGATCTTGTTCTGGTTATCGGGGCGACCAACTCTTCCAATTCGGTAAGGCTCGTTGAAGTGTCCGAACGCTGCGGCACCGCAGCCAAACTGATTCAGCGCGGAAGCGATATTGACCCCGAATGGCTCCAAGGTGTCGGTACCCTAGGCCTTACCGCCGGTGCTTCGGCGCCTGAAACCCTCGTGCGGGAAGTCGTCGACCGGATCGCCGAGCTCCGCACTGTCCATGAGCGCACCGTAACGACCACGGAAGAAAAGATGGTCTTCAAGCTCCCTCGCCAGCTGACGGACTGAGGGACTCCCGGTGGCGGTTTACACAAATCTGGGCGCTGAAGACCTCTCGGCTCTGATCGCACATTATGACGTCGGCACCTTGCAGTCAGCCAAGGGCATCGCCGAAGGTGTGTCGAACAGCAACTGGCTGATAGAAACATCAAAGGCCCGCTACATTCTGACAATGTACGAGCGGCGGATCGAGACAAGCGACCTGCCGTTCTTCCTAGGTTTGCTCGACCATCTGGCCGCAGCAAACTGCCCAGTGCCGCGTACTATCCATGACCGTGAGGGCGCCGCTTACCGCATGATCGGCGACAAAGCGGTGGCCTTGATCGAATTCCTGCCCGGCGTTTCGCCTGACCAGCCAAGCGCTGAGCAAGCGCGCTCAGTCGGCGCTGCGCTCGCCGAAATGCACCTCGCAGCTCAGAACTTCCCGCTTCAGCGCGTCAATGCGCTTGGTCCCGAATCGTGGACTGATGTGCTGGAGGAATGCGGCGCTGATGCACTTGCCGGTATCGATCCTGCGCTTCCGGCTACAATCGGCACCGCTCGCGAGGTAGCTACAAACTGGCCGGCCGGGCTGCCCGAGACGATCATCCACTCTGACCTGTTTCCGGATAATGTCCTGATGCTCGATGGGCATGTGACAGGTATGATCGACTTCTACTTCGCCTGCACCGGCGCAGCGGCCTATGATCTGGCAGTCACCCACGCGGCGTGGTGTTTTACCAGTGACGGATCGCAGCTGCGCCCTGAAATCTCAGCGGCGCTGATCGCAGGTTACGAATCGCATCGCCCACTTCAACCTGCGGAAAGGGCCGCTTTGCCGCTTCTCGCGCAGGGTGCTTGCCTGCGATTTATCTCTTCACGCGCGGCAGATTGGCTAGAAATGCAGGATGATGCATTGGTTTGTCGCAAAAATCCTATAGAATTCGTGAAACGGTTGTCACAATATTCAGAGATGGGCAGTAGAGCTTTCCAATAGATATGAAACACGTTGAAATTTATACTGATGGTTCCTGCAAGGGAAACCCCGGCCCCGGCGGCTGGGGCGCGCTGCTGCGCATGGGTAAACATGAAAAAGAGATGTCAGGCGGTGACCCCGACACAACCAACAACCGTATGGAGATGCTGGCGATCGTCCGCGCTTTAGAAGCGCTGATCGAGCCCTGCATCGTAGACCTCTATTCCGACAGCAAATATGTGCTCGACGGAATGACGCGTTGGATCGAGGGTTGGCAGGCACGCGGCTGGAAGACTGCCGCCAAAAAGCCGGTCCGCAATACGGATCTATGGCATGAGTTGATCGAGGCGGCTGGCCGCCATGAAATGCACTGGCACTGGGTTAAGGGCCACAACGGTCATCCCGAAAACGAACGGGCCGACGTGCTCGCCACCGAGGCAGCAGACGAAGCAGCCCGCGTATTGGCCGAGGACGAAGATTAGGGGGCACCTAGGCCCGCCGCCGTCCTCGCCCTCATCGCCAAGTTTATGCGTTAAGTGTTATCTTCGGTTGGCGCGCCAGGGCCATTCTTCTTGATAGAGTCGATTGCGTTCTGGGCACTGGCCTTGCTGGAATAACCTTCGGTCGAAAACATGATCTCCGAATTGTGCTTGAAGCGCACCCGGAATTCGCCAGCTTTGTCCTTATACATTTCGAATTTATGAGCCATCGTATCGTCTCCTTTATGATTTGATTCTGCGCGCACCCTATCAAATGATACGCCTCTGACTAGTCTGGCCTAACTAGCCCGAGAAGCGCGCGGGACTATAAAGCGATGGATCGAGCCCTAACGTCATGTCGTCGCGGGGTAAGTCCAGAAGGAGTTGCGAGCCGAACCGAGCAGCCGCCGGAGAGGTCTGGATTCCAAAACCGCCTTGTCCGGCAAACCAGAACAGCCCTTCGATATGCGAATCATATCCGTAGACCGGCAGCCGGTCGGGCGCGAAACTGCGCAACCCGGCCCATTTGCGTTCAACTGCTAACACCCGCCAGTCCATGACCTGTTCTAACTGATCAATCGCCTTGGCCACCGCGAGTTCTTCAGGCGCCGCGTCACATGGCCGTGATGGCTCCTCATCATGTGGGGACAGCCAAACCCGGCCCGTTTCCGGCTTGAAATAGAATCGTCCGGAGATGTCGAGAACCAGCGGTTGATGGGGCTGCGGCAAAGGATCGGTTCGCAATTGTGCGACAGTCCTTCGAAACGGCGCAATACCCACCGGCTTCGCGCCAGCTATCGCGGCCACTTCGTCCGCCCAAGCGCCTGCGGCATTCACCAATACCCCGGCTGACACTGTGGTGCCACCCGACAACTCGATCTCCCAGCGACCGGCGATTTGGCGTGCGCCAATCAAGCGGGCATTGGTCTGAAGAGCAGCGCCACCCTCCCGCGCGCGCGCGAGGTAATGCGCATGCAAGCTCGCCACATCGATATCAGCGCAGGCAGGTTCCCAGACAGCACCTGTCCACTCAGGCCTTAGCCCAGGCAGCATAGGCTCGAGGCGGTCACGGGTGATCCGTTCGATATGCGCGCCAGTATCGGCGAACCGCTCCATAAATTCATCTAGCGCAGCCGAGTCTTCATCGCGCCCTATATATAGGGCCCCGCGAGATGTCAGAAATCCGTGGTCTTTTAGATAGTCGCCCGAAGCAAGCGTGAGCGGGACAATGTCCGGGCCGCCGTAACATTCCTCCCAGAATGCCGCCGACCGGCCAGTTGCGTGATAGCCGGGTATGTCTTCCGCCTCGAGCATGATTACAGAGCGCCTACCAGCGATCTCTGCGGCAAGGCTCGCCCCGGCGATACCTGCGCCGATAATTGCGATGTCAAAATTTGCAGCCATTGGTCAGTTCTTGGCAGGAGCCACCCGGTCTAGAAATTCGGCGGTTCCATCCATTGCGCGCTGACGCACTGCATCGACTTCGCGCAAGATTTCGTGCCGCGCCTCATCACCGAATTGCAGCATTTCACCGTTCGGGAGGCGCTGCGCAGCCTCGGCAATGGCATCGAAGGCAACCAGCTTATCGTCGGTGGCCGCGAGCAAATAGACAGGCGTATTGATCGCCTCAAGAACGCCCGGTTCGAACAGCGCGCGGGTGGATGCATAGGACCGTTCGACCCAGCCCCAGCTGCCCGGCCCCATGACAAGCTGCGGACGTTCCTCACGCCAGAAGAGCTCATCCGCATAGCGGTCATCATCATGCGTCAGCAGTCTCTCACGGCCCTCGGGAATCTCTCCCGGTTTCTCGCTCCACTTCCATGCCGGGGTGGTGGCTCCTTTGAGTTTCGTGAGCAGCTTTGCACCGCCATGCATCACGCTTGCCGGCAATCTTCCGATAAAACCGAGCATCGGCGCGGACAGCACCATGGCATCGGGATCGACATATTTTTCAGCCAATCCGCGCAAAACGAGGTGGCCGCCCATAGAATGCCCAGCAAGAATATGTGGTTCTTCACGCTCTGATTTCCAAAGCTTCCAGAAGTCGCCAAGATCGCGCAGCCACGTATCAAAATCATCGATGTGACCCGTCACAGCATCACCAGCCAGCCGCCCCGATCCGGCCTGACCCCGCCAGTCTGCTGCCGTCACCCGCCAGCCAGCCCGCGCCCATTCTTCAAGCGATTCCAGATATTTTTCGTAATTGTCGCCGCGTCCCGGGAAGAATAACAGCGACCCGCGCG comes from Altererythrobacter sp. ZODW24 and encodes:
- the ispH gene encoding 4-hydroxy-3-methylbut-2-enyl diphosphate reductase, producing MNAPLHDSPSSATRPAITLLIAAPRGFCAGVDRAIEIVERSLERYGAPVYVRHEIVHNKYVVDGLKDKGAIFVEELDQVPDGAPVVFSAHGVPKAVPAEADRRGLDYLDATCPLVSKVHRQAERQIEANRHIIFIGHKGHPEVIGTFGQVPEGQMTLVETEADVASLTFTRDDELAFLTQTTLSVDDTGRIVEALKVRYPQIVGPKAEDICYATSNRQASVKEIAPSCDLVLVIGATNSSNSVRLVEVSERCGTAAKLIQRGSDIDPEWLQGVGTLGLTAGASAPETLVREVVDRIAELRTVHERTVTTTEEKMVFKLPRQLTD
- a CDS encoding homoserine kinase, with protein sequence MAVYTNLGAEDLSALIAHYDVGTLQSAKGIAEGVSNSNWLIETSKARYILTMYERRIETSDLPFFLGLLDHLAAANCPVPRTIHDREGAAYRMIGDKAVALIEFLPGVSPDQPSAEQARSVGAALAEMHLAAQNFPLQRVNALGPESWTDVLEECGADALAGIDPALPATIGTAREVATNWPAGLPETIIHSDLFPDNVLMLDGHVTGMIDFYFACTGAAAYDLAVTHAAWCFTSDGSQLRPEISAALIAGYESHRPLQPAERAALPLLAQGACLRFISSRAADWLEMQDDALVCRKNPIEFVKRLSQYSEMGSRAFQ
- a CDS encoding FAD-dependent oxidoreductase, whose amino-acid sequence is MAANFDIAIIGAGIAGASLAAEIAGRRSVIMLEAEDIPGYHATGRSAAFWEECYGGPDIVPLTLASGDYLKDHGFLTSRGALYIGRDEDSAALDEFMERFADTGAHIERITRDRLEPMLPGLRPEWTGAVWEPACADIDVASLHAHYLARAREGGAALQTNARLIGARQIAGRWEIELSGGTTVSAGVLVNAAGAWADEVAAIAGAKPVGIAPFRRTVAQLRTDPLPQPHQPLVLDISGRFYFKPETGRVWLSPHDEEPSRPCDAAPEELAVAKAIDQLEQVMDWRVLAVERKWAGLRSFAPDRLPVYGYDSHIEGLFWFAGQGGFGIQTSPAAARFGSQLLLDLPRDDMTLGLDPSLYSPARFSG
- the rnhA gene encoding ribonuclease HI, which codes for MKHVEIYTDGSCKGNPGPGGWGALLRMGKHEKEMSGGDPDTTNNRMEMLAIVRALEALIEPCIVDLYSDSKYVLDGMTRWIEGWQARGWKTAAKKPVRNTDLWHELIEAAGRHEMHWHWVKGHNGHPENERADVLATEAADEAARVLAEDED
- a CDS encoding alpha/beta hydrolase; the protein is MPRGSLLFFPGRGDNYEKYLESLEEWARAGWRVTAADWRGQAGSGRLAGDAVTGHIDDFDTWLRDLGDFWKLWKSEREEPHILAGHSMGGHLVLRGLAEKYVDPDAMVLSAPMLGFIGRLPASVMHGGAKLLTKLKGATTPAWKWSEKPGEIPEGRERLLTHDDDRYADELFWREERPQLVMGPGSWGWVERSYASTRALFEPGVLEAINTPVYLLAATDDKLVAFDAIAEAAQRLPNGEMLQFGDEARHEILREVDAVRQRAMDGTAEFLDRVAPAKN
- a CDS encoding YegP family protein — translated: MAHKFEMYKDKAGEFRVRFKHNSEIMFSTEGYSSKASAQNAIDSIKKNGPGAPTEDNT